The Lycium barbarum isolate Lr01 chromosome 9, ASM1917538v2, whole genome shotgun sequence genome has a segment encoding these proteins:
- the LOC132610082 gene encoding chromatin modification-related protein EAF1 A-like, giving the protein MMRQSLENSSENFGPVGGFVSSPVASQMSNTSNPNKFMRVLSGRDQGSRANTLKMSVGQAGSRSPWSLFEDQALVVLVHDMGPNWELVSDAFNSTLQFKCIYRKPKECKERHKILMDKSSGADSANDSGSSQPYPSTLPGIPKGSARQLFKRLQGPMEEDTLKSHFEKMILIGQKYLSRKNQVLDEETGESVDPPLLHARE; this is encoded by the exons ATGATGAGGCAATCACTTGAAAATTCTTCTGAAAATTTTGGTCCTGTGGGTGGATTTGTCTCATCTCCAGTGGCTTCCCAGATGAGTAACACGTCCAACCCAAATAAATTCATGAGAGTGCTTAGTGGTAGGGATCAGGGTAGCAGAGCCAATACTTTGAAG ATGTCTGTTGGACAAGCAGGTTCAAGAAGTCCGTGGTCACTATTCGAGGACCAG GCACTCGTTGTCCTGGTGCATGACATGGGTCCAAATTGGGAGCTTGTAAGTGATGCTTTCAATAGTACTTTACAGTTCAAG TGTATCTACCGCAAGCCAAAGGAATGCAAAGAACGACATAAAATACTGATGGACAAAAGTAGTGGCGCTGATAGTGCTAATGATTCAGGATCATCTCAACCCTATCCTTCAACATTACCTGGcattcccaag GGAAGTGCCAGGCAATTGTTTAAGCGTTTGCAGGGGCCAATGGAAGAGGATACACTTAAATCTCATTTTGAGAAAATGATCTTGATCGGGCAGAAATATCTTTCACGAAAGAATCAG GTACTTGATGAAGAGACCGGGGAATCCGTTGATCCGCCACTGCTTCATGCAAGGGAATAA